In Mesorhizobium sp. INR15, a genomic segment contains:
- a CDS encoding amino acid ABC transporter ATP-binding protein: protein MNNDSQPIRPAAPGQVESGQENSAGRPDHPAAVEAAALNKWFGSFHALKNIDLAVPKGTRIVICGPSGSGKSTLIRCVNGLETFQSGAVRIGGVDLARDQKQLQKIRRKVGMVFQQFNLFPHLTVMTNCTLALRRVLGKSKVEAADIALHYLERVRIPEQAHKYPGQLSGGQQQRVAIARALCMAPEIMLFDEPTSSLDPEMVKEVLDVMIDLAADGMTMLCVTHEMGFARQVADQVVFMDQGSIVEMAAPATFFAAPSQERTRLFLDKMVH, encoded by the coding sequence CCAGACCACCCTGCAGCTGTGGAAGCCGCTGCACTGAACAAATGGTTTGGCAGCTTCCATGCTCTGAAGAACATCGATCTTGCCGTGCCGAAGGGAACGCGCATCGTAATATGCGGCCCGTCAGGATCGGGGAAATCCACGCTGATAAGATGTGTAAACGGGCTGGAGACATTTCAGAGCGGCGCCGTTCGCATCGGAGGCGTCGACCTCGCCCGGGATCAAAAACAACTGCAGAAAATTCGGCGCAAGGTTGGGATGGTGTTTCAGCAATTCAATCTGTTTCCGCATCTGACGGTCATGACCAACTGCACCCTGGCCCTGAGACGCGTCCTTGGCAAATCGAAGGTCGAGGCCGCCGACATCGCGCTTCACTATCTCGAGCGGGTGAGGATACCGGAGCAGGCGCACAAATATCCCGGTCAGCTTTCCGGCGGCCAGCAACAGCGCGTCGCCATCGCGCGCGCCCTCTGCATGGCTCCCGAGATCATGCTCTTCGACGAGCCGACGTCGTCGCTTGATCCCGAGATGGTCAAGGAAGTTCTCGATGTCATGATCGACCTCGCCGCCGACGGCATGACGATGCTTTGCGTCACGCATGAAATGGGCTTCGCCCGCCAAGTCGCCGATCAGGTGGTGTTCATGGACCAGGGAAGCATCGTCGAGATGGCCGCGCCCGCTACGTTCTTCGCCGCGCCCAGCCAGGAGCGGACGCGGCTCTTCCTGGACAAGATGGTTCATTGA
- a CDS encoding succinylglutamate desuccinylase/aspartoacylase family protein, whose amino-acid sequence MAGDTRIWTPIDYDAVGKQSDCLRLPHSSDLSAYGWIPIPLVCIKNGDGPTALLIAGNHGDEYEGQIALSNLARETQLQQVSGRLLILPALNFPAVVAGRRVSPLDEGNLNRSFPGNAAGSPTEMIAHYVCEVLIPMADVVVDLHSGGRSLHYVTSALVRPGRTSDEHEKLLRLMRLFGAPISFVSDGTGGGGLTTLAAAAQERGALALTTELGGGATLSREGLALAEAGLKRLLKDQGILRDVAVEPASPTRFMTVKGHSAFVYARDRGIFEPAADIGEEVESGQIAGRIHFPDLPTREPETLFFESSGLVACRRAPSLTDRGDCLFKLMADIDVSSDRALHA is encoded by the coding sequence ATGGCCGGTGACACGCGCATCTGGACCCCGATCGATTATGATGCTGTCGGGAAGCAATCGGACTGTCTGAGACTGCCTCATTCGTCCGACCTGTCGGCCTATGGCTGGATACCCATCCCGCTGGTGTGCATCAAGAACGGCGACGGCCCAACGGCCTTGCTGATAGCTGGCAACCATGGCGATGAGTACGAGGGCCAGATCGCCCTTTCAAATCTGGCCCGCGAGACCCAGCTGCAGCAGGTTTCTGGGCGGCTTCTTATCCTCCCGGCACTCAACTTTCCCGCGGTCGTTGCAGGCCGACGCGTGTCGCCACTCGATGAGGGCAATCTCAATCGCTCGTTTCCAGGCAACGCAGCCGGATCGCCGACCGAAATGATTGCTCATTACGTCTGCGAAGTGTTGATCCCGATGGCCGATGTCGTCGTGGATCTTCACTCCGGCGGACGGTCCCTCCACTATGTGACGAGCGCGCTGGTGCGGCCGGGGCGAACAAGCGACGAGCATGAAAAGCTGCTCAGGTTGATGCGGCTGTTCGGTGCGCCGATCAGCTTTGTCAGCGATGGAACGGGCGGCGGCGGGCTTACAACCTTGGCAGCGGCCGCGCAGGAGCGGGGCGCACTGGCGCTCACCACAGAACTCGGCGGCGGCGCGACTTTGTCCCGAGAGGGACTGGCGCTCGCCGAGGCAGGATTGAAGCGGCTGCTGAAAGACCAGGGGATTTTGCGCGATGTCGCCGTCGAACCCGCTTCGCCCACGCGCTTCATGACCGTCAAAGGCCATAGCGCCTTCGTCTATGCACGCGACCGCGGTATTTTCGAGCCGGCCGCTGACATAGGTGAGGAGGTCGAGAGCGGCCAGATTGCCGGCCGCATCCACTTTCCGGATTTGCCGACGCGCGAGCCCGAAACGCTGTTCTTCGAATCGTCCGGTCTTGTCGCGTGCCGCCGGGCGCCGTCGCTCACCGATCGCGGCGATTGCCTCTTCAAGCTCATGGCCGACATCGACGTCAGCTCAGATCGGGCCTTGCATGCCTAG
- a CDS encoding pyridoxal-phosphate dependent enzyme yields MPASLAVEYREFPKSLERVADWQVYPDHPTLGEGNTPLVPLEGLAKEIGVRALSLKNEGANPTGSHKDRMSRFVVQRALEIGASTVAAASSGNAGVSLAAYAAHVGLGCVIVTTPDMNPNWRRAIEMHGATLLATETPERRWQVLADSVRAGDWYPATNFAVPAVGSNPFGVDGYRSLAFEIFLQLGSDACTDIVVPTSRADLLWGIARGYCDLQAAGLIEERPRVHAVEPFGRISEVLAGKDYRGNFAGSSALTSIGGSTVTYQALDAIAACKGSAVVVDDTMAREDQKRLARGGFYLELSSAAALTGLRQLISQGSLGPDAAVVLVGTSSGCSEYQAFSHPIAPIL; encoded by the coding sequence ATGCCGGCGAGCCTCGCTGTTGAATATCGCGAATTCCCTAAATCCCTGGAGCGCGTCGCGGACTGGCAGGTCTACCCCGACCATCCGACTCTCGGCGAGGGCAATACGCCTCTTGTCCCACTGGAAGGGCTCGCGAAAGAGATCGGCGTCCGCGCGCTCAGCCTCAAGAACGAGGGCGCCAATCCGACCGGATCACACAAGGACCGCATGAGCCGGTTTGTTGTCCAACGCGCGTTGGAGATCGGCGCCTCGACCGTCGCCGCGGCCTCGAGCGGCAATGCCGGTGTCTCTCTGGCTGCCTACGCGGCGCATGTGGGGCTGGGCTGCGTGATTGTGACCACGCCGGATATGAACCCGAACTGGCGCCGGGCGATCGAGATGCACGGAGCGACCCTGCTGGCCACCGAAACGCCGGAACGCCGATGGCAGGTGCTCGCCGATAGCGTGCGGGCAGGGGACTGGTACCCGGCCACCAATTTTGCCGTTCCGGCGGTGGGCAGCAATCCATTCGGCGTGGATGGGTACAGGTCGCTTGCCTTCGAGATTTTTCTTCAGCTGGGCAGCGATGCATGCACCGATATCGTCGTTCCGACCTCGAGAGCCGATCTGCTTTGGGGCATCGCACGCGGATATTGCGATTTGCAGGCGGCCGGGCTCATTGAAGAACGACCCCGCGTCCATGCCGTCGAGCCGTTCGGTCGAATTTCAGAAGTGCTTGCCGGCAAGGACTATCGCGGCAATTTCGCCGGCAGCTCGGCGTTGACCTCAATCGGCGGCTCGACCGTCACCTACCAGGCGCTGGATGCGATTGCCGCGTGCAAGGGGTCGGCAGTGGTCGTTGACGACACGATGGCCCGCGAGGATCAGAAGCGACTGGCGCGCGGCGGTTTTTATCTCGAGCTTTCGAGCGCGGCGGCTCTGACCGGCCTACGACAACTCATCTCGCAAGGGTCGCTTGGCCCGGATGCCGCCGTCGTGCTTGTCGGCACCTCAAGCGGTTGTTCAGAATACCAGGCCTTCTCTCACCCGATTGCCCCGATCCTCTAG
- a CDS encoding MucR family transcriptional regulator: MSDTDTADLIGLTADIVAAYVQNNPVPVAGLPDLIASVNSALVNVGQPKAVPLPELVPAVNPKKSVFPDYIVSLEDGRKFKSMKRHLGLLGMTPGEYRAKWGLAKDYPMVAPNYAAQRSALAKSIGLGRKAAPVPQKAPTKRKAKA; the protein is encoded by the coding sequence TTGAGCGATACTGACACCGCTGACCTTATCGGTTTGACCGCAGACATTGTAGCCGCCTACGTCCAAAACAATCCGGTGCCGGTAGCGGGTCTACCGGATCTGATTGCCAGCGTGAATTCTGCCTTGGTAAATGTCGGACAACCGAAGGCGGTACCCCTGCCCGAGCTCGTCCCGGCTGTAAACCCGAAGAAGTCCGTGTTTCCTGACTACATTGTGAGTTTGGAAGACGGCCGAAAATTCAAGTCGATGAAGCGGCACCTGGGCCTGCTGGGAATGACGCCTGGCGAGTACCGCGCCAAATGGGGATTGGCCAAGGACTATCCAATGGTGGCGCCAAACTATGCTGCGCAACGGTCTGCTTTGGCGAAGTCGATAGGCCTCGGCCGCAAGGCGGCTCCCGTACCTCAGAAAGCGCCGACGAAGCGCAAGGCAAAGGCCTAG
- a CDS encoding nucleotidyltransferase and HEPN domain-containing protein: MKTSLDHLPATKQRELARVVEILHEEFDDALKGSTAEFKKKGRILKIILFGSYARGDWVDEPHTMKGYRSDFDLLVVVNNRKLTDFATYWYKASDRLLRDRSVSTQVGLIVHSRREVNTALRQGQYFFSDLRRQGIVLYELDDEPLAEPKPQSPADALKAAQGHFRNRMPAAKNFNQLASIALTSGMLKESAFLLHQAIEHSYSTLLLTLTSYSPPSHNLNFLRTLAEERDRRLTEAWPRDQQRFRAWFNMANEAYVKARYSEHYEIGVEALEWLGEQTTVLHDLVAAVCGEYLERLAAEIANS, from the coding sequence ATGAAAACCAGTCTTGATCACCTGCCGGCGACCAAGCAGCGCGAACTCGCTCGTGTCGTCGAAATCCTGCATGAGGAATTCGACGACGCGTTGAAGGGCAGCACGGCCGAATTCAAGAAAAAGGGCAGGATCCTGAAGATCATCCTGTTCGGCTCCTATGCGCGCGGCGACTGGGTTGACGAGCCGCATACGATGAAAGGCTACCGTTCGGATTTCGATCTGCTGGTCGTGGTCAACAACCGCAAGCTCACGGACTTCGCCACCTACTGGTACAAGGCCAGCGACCGGCTGTTGCGTGACCGCAGCGTCTCAACCCAAGTCGGCCTGATCGTCCACTCACGCCGTGAGGTGAATACTGCGTTGAGGCAGGGGCAGTATTTCTTTTCGGATTTGAGGCGCCAAGGCATTGTGCTCTACGAGCTGGACGACGAACCCCTGGCCGAACCCAAACCGCAGAGCCCGGCGGATGCGCTTAAAGCCGCGCAGGGGCATTTCCGAAATCGGATGCCGGCAGCGAAGAACTTCAACCAACTGGCCAGCATAGCATTGACAAGCGGCATGCTTAAGGAGAGCGCATTTCTGCTGCATCAGGCGATCGAACACTCATATTCCACCCTGCTTCTTACGCTCACCAGCTACAGCCCACCCTCCCACAATCTGAATTTTCTTCGGACACTGGCTGAGGAACGAGACCGGCGGCTGACAGAGGCCTGGCCACGCGACCAGCAGCGCTTTCGGGCATGGTTCAACATGGCGAACGAGGCCTATGTGAAAGCACGCTATTCCGAGCATTATGAGATCGGTGTCGAAGCATTGGAGTGGCTCGGTGAGCAGACCACCGTCCTGCATGATCTTGTCGCGGCTGTCTGCGGCGAATATCTGGAAAGGCTCGCGGCAGAGATTGCCAACAGCTGA
- a CDS encoding IS4 family transposase, with product MSGDTGAGAAGWHDDEVISAGLPDKRLARRFHRLLDQVSAAPGQPVPAACGDWAATKAAYRFFDNPRVTEHGMLAGHFAATAMRCASSPGPILILQDTTEFIYSRAQPGKIGFTKTINAGRYKAGQPNVVTLCGILMHSSLAITLSGTPLGLTAAKFWTRTKFKGTWTLKRHVNPTRVPIETKESYRWLENLRQSMALVGTPERCVHVADRESDIYELFCLAQDLGTRFLVRVQTNRLAAVPAGTEPQDGAHRVFAQLSAAPWAGRHCVAIGQDETACVHVKFAAIETLPPVGKQKRYSPQPLTYIHALEIDPPVDRPPIDWKLVTNLPVGDFTTAIEKLEWYSLRWKAEVFHKVMKSGCRAEKARLETAERLAKFLALIAMVSWRIFFLTMSAREKPEAEPETALTPTEIATLDAINAARSKPRILRRTLATYLLQIAMLGGYLARNHDPPPGNMVVWRGVTRLNDIGFGISIGTRRRCG from the coding sequence ATGAGCGGGGACACGGGAGCCGGCGCTGCAGGCTGGCATGACGATGAAGTCATTTCTGCAGGGCTGCCGGACAAACGACTGGCGCGCCGGTTTCACCGTCTGCTTGATCAAGTGTCGGCGGCACCTGGCCAACCCGTCCCGGCCGCTTGCGGCGACTGGGCGGCGACAAAAGCGGCCTATCGTTTCTTCGATAACCCGCGCGTCACCGAGCATGGGATGCTGGCCGGCCATTTTGCCGCGACCGCCATGCGCTGCGCGTCGAGCCCAGGACCAATCCTCATCCTGCAGGATACTACCGAGTTCATCTACAGCCGCGCGCAGCCGGGCAAAATCGGCTTCACCAAGACCATCAACGCCGGGCGTTATAAGGCGGGTCAGCCCAACGTGGTGACCTTGTGCGGTATACTCATGCATTCCAGCCTGGCTATAACCCTTAGCGGCACGCCGCTCGGGCTGACAGCAGCGAAGTTCTGGACACGCACGAAGTTCAAGGGGACCTGGACGCTTAAGCGGCATGTGAACCCCACCCGCGTGCCGATTGAGACGAAGGAAAGCTATCGCTGGCTGGAGAACCTGCGCCAGTCGATGGCGCTCGTGGGCACGCCGGAACGCTGCGTGCATGTGGCCGACCGTGAGAGCGACATCTACGAGCTCTTTTGCCTGGCGCAGGATCTCGGCACGCGCTTTCTGGTGCGGGTGCAGACTAATCGGTTGGCCGCCGTGCCCGCTGGCACAGAGCCGCAGGATGGCGCGCATCGGGTCTTCGCCCAGCTCTCGGCTGCGCCTTGGGCGGGACGCCATTGCGTCGCGATCGGACAGGACGAGACTGCGTGCGTGCACGTGAAGTTCGCCGCCATCGAGACCTTGCCGCCCGTCGGCAAGCAGAAGCGATATAGTCCTCAGCCTCTCACCTACATCCACGCCCTTGAGATCGACCCACCGGTGGACCGGCCGCCGATCGACTGGAAGCTGGTGACCAATCTCCCGGTCGGAGATTTCACCACCGCTATCGAGAAGCTCGAATGGTATTCCCTGCGCTGGAAGGCCGAGGTGTTCCACAAGGTGATGAAGTCTGGCTGCCGCGCTGAAAAGGCGAGGCTTGAGACCGCCGAGCGGCTGGCAAAATTCCTTGCCCTCATCGCGATGGTCAGTTGGCGCATCTTCTTCCTCACCATGTCCGCACGAGAAAAGCCCGAGGCTGAACCGGAGACAGCCCTCACCCCAACCGAAATCGCGACGCTTGATGCCATCAACGCGGCGCGGAGCAAGCCGCGCATCCTGCGCAGGACCCTCGCCACCTATCTGCTCCAAATCGCCATGCTCGGCGGCTACCTCGCACGAAACCACGATCCGCCACCTGGAAACATGGTCGTTTGGCGAGGCGTGACGCGCCTCAATGACATCGGCTTCGGCATCTCAATCGGAACACGCCGACGATGTGGGTAA
- a CDS encoding IS66 family transposase, protein MVATALDAVPDDIGALRTALTAALARAEDEAARAVLVEAELAIARAKASDDAALIAHQDLTIRKLQRALHGQSSERSARLHDQMELTFEELESTATQDEIAAEQAAARTTEVAPYVRKRPARQPFPEHLPRERVVEPAPAACHCCGGHRLRKLGEDITETLEVVPRQWKVIQHVREKFTCRDCEAISQAPAPFHATPRGWAGPGLLAMILFEKFGQHQPLNRQAERYAREGVPLSLSTLADQVGAGAAALMPLFKRLEAHVLSASRLHGDDTTVPVLAKGKTDTGRLWTYVRDDRPFGGADPPAAVFYYSRDRRGEHPTAHLAGWSGILQADAYGGYGDLYATGRQPAPVLEASCWAHSRRKVFELADIEAAARKKARGDTPNLVYPLAVEAVKRIDALFDIERAINGLSPGQRHAVRQERSAPLITELERWMIKTRDKLSRGHDLTKAFNYMLRRWSSFTRFLDDGRICLSNNVAERALRGIALGRKSWLFCGSDRGGQRAAVLYSLIVSAKLNDVDPQAWLADILARLPAYPAHRIDDLLPWNWRSAKLRAQPAAA, encoded by the coding sequence ATGGTTGCCACCGCCCTGGATGCTGTTCCGGACGATATCGGCGCGCTGAGAACAGCGCTGACCGCAGCGCTGGCCAGAGCCGAAGACGAGGCCGCGCGCGCTGTGCTGGTCGAGGCCGAACTGGCGATCGCCAGGGCCAAGGCATCGGATGATGCGGCGCTGATCGCACATCAGGATCTGACGATCCGGAAGCTGCAGCGGGCGCTGCATGGCCAGAGTTCTGAGCGCTCAGCCCGCCTGCACGACCAGATGGAGCTCACCTTCGAAGAACTCGAGAGCACGGCGACGCAAGACGAGATCGCCGCCGAACAGGCCGCGGCCCGGACCACCGAGGTGGCGCCTTATGTGCGCAAACGACCAGCGCGCCAGCCATTTCCCGAGCATCTGCCGCGCGAACGCGTGGTCGAGCCGGCGCCGGCCGCTTGCCACTGCTGCGGCGGTCATCGGCTGCGCAAGCTGGGTGAGGATATCACCGAGACGCTGGAGGTGGTGCCGCGGCAATGGAAAGTGATTCAACACGTGCGGGAGAAGTTTACCTGCCGCGACTGCGAGGCGATCAGCCAGGCTCCGGCGCCGTTCCACGCCACCCCGCGCGGCTGGGCCGGTCCCGGCCTGCTGGCGATGATCCTGTTCGAGAAGTTCGGCCAGCATCAGCCGCTCAACCGCCAGGCTGAACGCTATGCCCGCGAAGGCGTGCCGCTCAGCCTGTCGACGCTCGCCGACCAGGTCGGCGCCGGCGCCGCGGCGCTGATGCCGCTGTTCAAGCGGCTCGAAGCCCATGTGCTGTCCGCTTCACGTCTGCACGGCGACGATACGACGGTTCCGGTCCTGGCCAAGGGCAAGACCGATACCGGCCGATTATGGACCTATGTGCGCGATGACCGACCGTTCGGCGGTGCCGATCCGCCGGCGGCGGTGTTCTACTATTCCCGCGACCGTCGAGGGGAACATCCCACGGCGCATCTCGCCGGATGGAGCGGCATTCTGCAGGCCGATGCCTACGGTGGTTATGGCGATCTCTATGCGACGGGCCGTCAGCCGGCTCCTGTTCTGGAGGCCAGCTGCTGGGCCCATAGCCGGCGCAAAGTGTTCGAGCTGGCCGATATCGAAGCGGCGGCGCGCAAGAAGGCGCGCGGCGATACGCCCAACCTGGTCTATCCGCTAGCCGTTGAAGCCGTGAAGCGCATCGATGCCCTGTTCGATATCGAGCGCGCGATCAACGGCCTGTCGCCAGGTCAACGCCACGCCGTGCGCCAGGAGCGGAGCGCGCCCTTGATCACCGAGCTCGAGCGCTGGATGATCAAGACGCGCGACAAGCTCTCGCGCGGACACGATCTGACCAAGGCCTTCAACTACATGCTGCGCCGCTGGTCATCCTTCACCCGGTTCCTCGATGATGGGCGCATTTGCCTGTCGAACAATGTAGCCGAGCGAGCCCTGCGCGGCATCGCTCTCGGCAGAAAGTCCTGGCTGTTCTGCGGTTCCGATCGCGGCGGACAGCGCGCTGCCGTTCTCTACAGCTTGATCGTCAGCGCCAAGTTGAATGACGTCGACCCTCAGGCCTGGCTCGCCGATATCCTCGCCCGACTGCCCGCCTATCCGGCCCATCGGATCGATGATTTGCTGCCGTGGAATTGGAGATCCGCAAAACTGCGAGCCCAACCAGCGGCGGCCTGA
- the tnpB gene encoding IS66 family insertion sequence element accessory protein TnpB (TnpB, as the term is used for proteins encoded by IS66 family insertion elements, is considered an accessory protein, since TnpC, encoded by a neighboring gene, is a DDE family transposase.), whose product MIPVPSQVRIWLAVGRTDMRRGMQGLALQVQEMLGRDPHAGDLYVFRGRSGNLIKIIWHDGLGMSLYAKRLEKGRFLWPSPADGTVSISPAQLAYMLDGIDWRNPRHTFRPQRAG is encoded by the coding sequence ATGATCCCGGTTCCGAGCCAGGTGCGGATCTGGTTGGCGGTCGGCCGGACCGATATGCGTCGCGGAATGCAAGGCCTCGCTCTGCAGGTTCAGGAGATGTTGGGCCGGGATCCGCATGCCGGCGATCTTTATGTCTTCCGCGGCCGCAGCGGCAATCTGATCAAGATTATCTGGCATGATGGGCTCGGCATGTCGCTGTATGCAAAACGGCTCGAGAAGGGCCGGTTTCTCTGGCCGTCGCCGGCGGATGGTACGGTTTCCATATCACCGGCGCAGCTCGCCTACATGCTCGACGGGATCGATTGGCGCAACCCGCGTCACACGTTCCGCCCCCAGCGCGCGGGCTGA
- a CDS encoding transposase, whose protein sequence is MSHVTLLTGPERRRRWSEEDQCRILAAAFAPGATVAAVARQYDVATSLIYKWRRTVRARETGFAEVVVVRDEPVAASVPAAPPAVIELEIAGKVRLRIPLTTPPTLAAAMVKALGVS, encoded by the coding sequence ATGAGCCATGTGACGTTATTGACCGGGCCGGAGCGGCGTCGTCGTTGGAGTGAAGAGGATCAGTGCCGGATACTGGCCGCGGCATTCGCGCCCGGGGCCACAGTGGCGGCGGTGGCGCGTCAATACGATGTCGCGACCAGCCTGATCTATAAGTGGCGCCGCACGGTGAGAGCCCGCGAGACGGGCTTTGCCGAAGTTGTCGTGGTTCGCGATGAGCCTGTCGCCGCTTCAGTGCCAGCGGCGCCACCAGCGGTGATCGAGCTGGAGATCGCCGGCAAGGTGCGGCTGCGGATTCCGCTGACCACGCCGCCGACACTGGCGGCGGCGATGGTGAAGGCGCTGGGCGTTTCATGA
- a CDS encoding Rap1a/Tai family immunity protein yields MWVTESFAGGVRFNNTTIAQVFDIAMAWLDDHPEERPRPAAKLVGLALAEAWPCNQGRLGRTSLQSRARIICAKGCHSFRANAIFPNPASSSPSSLLDGLFDLLRCAFVDELLRGPAFDGKD; encoded by the coding sequence ATGTGGGTAACTGAAAGCTTCGCCGGAGGCGTACGCTTCAACAATACAACAATAGCGCAGGTATTCGACATCGCCATGGCCTGGCTCGACGACCATCCAGAAGAGCGGCCTCGCCCAGCGGCGAAACTTGTTGGCTTAGCACTTGCAGAGGCTTGGCCCTGCAACCAGGGAAGGCTGGGTCGCACATCTTTGCAATCACGTGCGCGGATCATTTGCGCCAAAGGCTGCCATTCGTTCCGGGCCAACGCAATCTTTCCAAATCCTGCCTCATCCTCCCCATCGTCACTCCTAGACGGCCTATTCGACCTCCTAAGATGTGCTTTCGTAGATGAACTGTTGCGCGGTCCGGCTTTTGACGGCAAGGATTGA